CGCCGGGATCTGTGCGCCCCCACGATCCACGACCTACGCCCCGTACCCCAGTCTGTAGAGTGTTCCGGCCAGCGCCTGCACGCCTGGGACCACCTGCTCGACCGGCGTGTACTCCTCGGGCGTGTGGCTCTTGCCGCCTCGGCTCGGCACGAACAGCATCGCGGTGGGGACGCGCGGCGCCAGGATCTCGCTGTCGTGGCCCGCGCCGCTCGGCATCACGAGGTATGGCAGCTCCAGGCTCTCGATCGCGTGCTCGATGTGCGCGCGGATCTCCGGGTGCATCGGCACCGGGTCGTGATCCATGATCGACTCGACCTCGACGGTCAGCTCGCGCTCGGCGGCGATGGTCTGGATGATCCCCGCGATCTCGGCCAGCAGCTGCTGGCGCGGCCCTGGCTCGGCGTGGCGGGTGTCCACCGTGAACTCGCAGCGGCCAGGGATGATGTTGGTGCCGCCGGGGAACGCCTGGATGCGGCCGACCGTCGCCACGGCCGGCCGGCCCATCCGCACGGCGGCCCCCACGATGCGCTCGATCATGGCGGCTGCGCCGGCCAGCGCGTCCTGGCGCAGGTCCATCGGCGTCGTGCCGGCATGGTTCTGGACGCCCGAGACGGTGACCTTCATCCAGCGCTGCCCGGTGATCGAGGAGACGACGCCGAGCGGCAGCCCCGCACGTTCGAGGATCGCGCCCTGCTCGATGTGGGCCTCGACGAACGCGCCGAGATCGTGGCGCTCAGCCTCGGCGATGCGGGCCGGGTCGAAGCCGCGCGCCTGCATCGCCGCGCCGATGGTCGTGCCGTCGGCGTCCACCACGCGCGTCGGCTCGTCCGCGCCGATCCGCCCGACGATGGCGCGCGCGCCCCAGAAGGAGGCGTTGAAGCGGCTGCCCTCCTCCTCGCAGGTCACCAGCACTTCCAGCGGGCGCTTCGGCCGCCCGACCCCTGCGAGCAGGGCCTGGACCGCCGCGATGCCCATGTGAACGCCGAGCGCGCCGTCATACTTGCCGCCCTGGCGCACCGTGTCCACGTGCGAGCCGGTCACCACCGCTTTGCCGCCCTCGACGCCCTCGACGCGTCCCCAGAGGTTGCCGACGGCGTCGAAGCGGACGGTGAGGCCGGCCGCCTCCATCCACCTCCGGATCAGGGCCATCGCCTGGACCCAGCTTTCGGTGTAGAGGGAGCGGTAGAGGCCGCCGTTCAGGTGAACGCCGATGCTGCCCAGCTCGTCGATTCTGGCCTGCAGTCTGGCGGGGTCGATCGGGAGCGAGCGTAGGTCGAGCACCGGGCGTGCGCCTCCAGGGATGGTCGGAGAGGATGATACGACGCGGGTCGTGGGTCGTGGGTCCGTGGGTCCGTGGGTCGCGGGGAAGTCCTGGGTTTCAGGATTCGGGGGGTGAGGGCCTTCAGAGTGACGGACGGACTACGTGGGTATTTCATCAAGCCCCGACGACGCTGCACGACGAGGGCGTGATGCAATCGCCCTCGTCGTGCGCTAGTGGTCTGCCGGTCGTGAACGACCGGGGTGGACCTCTGCCGACGCTTCACCGTCATCCCCCCATTCGGCAGGCTCAGGGCAAGCCTGACGACCTCCCCCGTCATCCCGAGCGACGTGAGGCGGCTCCCGTCACCGTCATCCCGAGCGACGTGAGCGTGCGAACGCAGTCGAGGGATCTTCCTCACGTAGCCACAACGGGGAAGATCCCTCCACTCCGCTCGTTCCTCGCTACGGTCAGGATGACGAGCGGGTGTGCTCGTGCCTCGCCGCGGTCGGGATGACGACCGGCACTGAGCGACCCTGTGATCGACGCCAGACGAGCCGCTAGTCGCCCTGGGAGCGCGGCGCTGAGCCGTCGTTATCCGGGGGCGGCGGGGGTGATCGGCGGAAAAGCAGCCCCCAGCCGCCCGGATCCTGGGTTGGCGCGGGGGTGGCCTGCGGCGGCTGTGCGGGCACGTGCTGAGCGGCAGGTGGCGAGTCGGACACGGGCTGAGCGCTACCGCCGGGCTGAAGGCTGTCGTCGGGTTGCGGCGCGCTGTCACCGGGCTGCGCATCGGTGTGCGCGTGCTCGGCGCGGCGTGTGAGCCAGGGCAGCGCGTCCCCGTCGTCATCGTCGTCGGGGTGGTAGTCGCCGTCCGGGTGGTACGGATCCGGCTGGTGCTCGCCCTCGGCGTAGCCATCGAGATGGTTGCTGTCGCTGCCGCCATCGACGTCGTCGTAGGCGCCCGCGCTCGCGTAGGCGCCCGCGCTCGCGTAGGCAGCCGCGTCGCCGGGAGATGCGCCGCCATCACGGTTCGGGGCGTCGGCGTCGCTGTCCGTCGTCAGGGATGCGCCGTCACCGGCCGGCCCTGGAGTGGGCAGCGGCTCGCCGCGCTGCAGGGCGTCGGCATCCGTGGCGACGTAGGCTGCCGCAGCCGTCAGCTCGGCGGTGCGGCCGGCTCCAGCCTCGGCGTCGAGCGCCGCCTGGGGGTCGGCCGGACCGTCGGCGTCGGCGTCGAGGACGGCCGAGAGGTAGCGCCGCATCGAGTCCATCGCGGAGAGGCGACGCTCCCGCGAGGCTGTCAGCAAAGACTGTCCTTCGCAGACGGCGGCGGCGTTGTGGAAGCGGCTCCCGCTGCTCAGCAGCTGGGCTGCGCGGCTGGCCATGTCGAGGGCGTCCAGCACCGACTCGTGGGCGCTTGCCAGCACGGCCGGCGGCACGACGTTCTCCAGCGAGCGGCCCATCGACGCGGTTTCCCAGCGGTGGATCGCCGCGACGTTGCCCAGTTTCTCGCCATCCGTGAACAGCGACGCCTGTTCGAGCCAGTACTGGTAGAGCCACTCGGCACGGTCAAGAACCGGGACGACCTCATGCGCGTACGCTTCGAGGATGTCATCCGGTGGCGGCGGCGTCCGCCTGAAGAGACGGCCAAGGGCGGCGAGGGTGCGCGGTACAGACATCGGATTGGCGAGGATACAAACCCTGGGCGGCGAACGGCAACGGGAGACGCGATACCGGGTGTCGTGGATGGGGGGCGCGCGTGGAACGATGCGCGCGTTCACTGCGTGGAACGATGCCCGCGTTCACTGCGATGCAGGTCGTACGACAGTGCGGAGCGACCGGCCCGTCGTGGTGCGCGCCTGTGCCCAGTGCTCGCGCCGCGAGAGCCGGCCGCCGGGGCGAATGCTTGAGGAACAAGAAAGGGGACTCCCTCGCGAAAGGAGCCCCCTCAAGAGCCAGTAATCTCGGATCTGAGTGAACCAGGGCGCCGCCCTACGGCCTTAATTGGCCTCTGAATCTGCTGCCGGTGCGCCAGAAACACGACGCAATCCTCGGCAGTCTGCGGTTCATCCCTGCAGGGTGCACACCTGGGGTCTACACAGGCCCCGCGCCATCTCGGAGCGAGGCCTTACCTGTCGACCTGCCAAACACCCAACTCGACTCGCGACTTGGTCATTGCGCGCTCCTCCTTGTCGTTGAAGCGTGTGCGTGACCACCAGCGCTGGTATGCCTTCAGCCTACCACCAACTCTGCGACGGCGTCAACCGTTCCGTCAGCATTCGGGCGAGATCTCAACCGCGGGGAGCCGTCAGGCTGGCGGTTCGGCCGGCTGCCTGAGCAGTTGCCTGGCGAAGCAGACGCTTCGTGCGCTCTCGAGGTAGGGCGGGTACGGTGAGATGTGCTCGTAGCCGGACTCGCCCATCGGCTTGAGCGCGCCGCACCCGACGGGCCGGCCGTCCAGCCGCGACACCAGGAACGCCGCGCGCGGCGCCTGGACATCCGCCGCCGAGAACAGGCCGCTGCCGTCGTCTGCGAAGTCGTAGCGCACGGCCAGGTCGGCGCTGAGCTGGCGAATCAGCTCACGTGCGTCCGGCGAGGTCGGGGCTTCGGCGGCCAGGCTGATGTTGCCGGCGTTCATGCTGTCCCCTGCCACGCCTGGCGGGCGCGCTCGCGGGTGAGGATCGGCACGAGCGGCACGGTCAGCGCCACGATGATGGTCGCCAGGGCGTACATCCAGAAGAGGCCGCCCAGGTCGAGCATCGCGCCGAGCAGCCAACTGCCGATGCCGATCCCCAGATCGAACCCGAGGTAGAACCCGGCCGTGGCCTGCCCGGGCTCGGCTGGCAGCAGTCTGGCGTGATGGGCGATCAGGACCGGGTGGAAGAGGCCGCCGCCGGAGGCGATCAGCAGTGCGGAGAGGCTGAGCCCGAGCGGCGTGGTGGCGACGGCAGCCAGCGCCAGCCCGGCCAGCAGGATGGCCGAGGAGAGCAGCAGGATCTGGCGGGTGCTGACCCGGTCGAGCCAGCGGCTGCTGACGATGCGCGTCCCGATGATGCTGATGCCGTAGACGGTGTAGAGCAGGCCTGGATCGACCGCTCGCCGCTCGGCGAGGATCGGGGCGTACAGGAAGAACGCCGCGAAGCCGCACCCGAACAGGCCGGCCGTGAACATCGGGAGCCAGAGCAGGCGGGGGAAGCGCCAGCCGTTGCGCCAGTCGCGCACGGGGCCGGCCGCGCGTGGTGGCATCGCGATCTGCGAGGCGAGCATCCCGCCGAACAGGGCCAGCGCCGCGGTCAGCCAGAAGCCGACCTCCAACGGCGCTACCGTCAGCAGGGCGGTGGCCGCCGCCGGGGCCAGCGAGATGGCGACGTTGGCCGCCGCCCCGAAGATGGCGAGCCGGTTGCCGCGCTGCTCCTCAGGGGTGAGCTGGATGATGAGCGCCGTGCCGGCGGTGGTGAACGCGACGTAGCCGGCCGCCTGGAGCAGCCGCAGCAGGAACAGCAGCGTGGGGCTGCCGGTCAGCGGGACGCAGGCCGCGCCGAAGGTCAGCGCGCCGGCCCCCAGGAGCATGATGCGCCGTGAGCCCCAGCGGTCCACCCCAACCCCGGCGACGGTCCGCCAGACGAGCGAGGCGACGCCAAACGCCCCGAGGATCAGGCCGATCTGCCAGTCTGGCAGGCCCTCCTGCGCGAGGTAGCGCGGCAGCGGCACCAGCAGGGTGTAGAACCCGGCGAAGAAGATGACGGTGGCGACCCACGCCGTCCAGTAGGCGCGCGTGCCGCCAGTCCCCTGCGCTGATGCCGGACCGAGCGGGGCCTGGGCGGGCGAGCTGGACATGCTGGCGGCTCCTCCTGGTGAGCTGGCACGGCACGACACGGTAGTTCCACGGTACGCCAGGACTGAGCATTCAGCAAGCCGATGCGGACTATAGTGTCCATCGACTTTCTCGATGGCCTCTGGAATCGCTCCTGACTCCCCCTGGAGCCGCTGTGGACACCGATCAGCTTCGCACCTTCGAGCGGATCGTGCGCGAGGGCAGCTTCAGCCGTGCGGCATGGTCGCTCGACGTGGCCCAGCCGACGGTCAGCGCCCGCATGCAGGCCCTGGAGCAGCAGGTTGGCGGGCCGCTCTTCGTGCGGAGCGGGCGCGGCGTGGCCCTGACCGATCTTGGCATGAGCTTTCTGCCGTACGCGCGGCGGGCGCTCGAGGTGCTGGATGCTGGCGTCGAGGCGGCCCAGCAGGCCCAGGTGGGGCAGCGCGGGCGGGTGAGCATCGGCGTGCTGGAATCATTGTCTGGCAGCTTCCTGGGGCCGGCCGTGGCGCGGTTCCACGCCGAGCACCCGGACGTGGAAGTGCTGGTGCGGGCCGGGCGGCAAGAGCAACTGGTGGA
This sequence is a window from Chloroflexota bacterium. Protein-coding genes within it:
- a CDS encoding MFS transporter, which translates into the protein MSSSPAQAPLGPASAQGTGGTRAYWTAWVATVIFFAGFYTLLVPLPRYLAQEGLPDWQIGLILGAFGVASLVWRTVAGVGVDRWGSRRIMLLGAGALTFGAACVPLTGSPTLLFLLRLLQAAGYVAFTTAGTALIIQLTPEEQRGNRLAIFGAAANVAISLAPAAATALLTVAPLEVGFWLTAALALFGGMLASQIAMPPRAAGPVRDWRNGWRFPRLLWLPMFTAGLFGCGFAAFFLYAPILAERRAVDPGLLYTVYGISIIGTRIVSSRWLDRVSTRQILLLSSAILLAGLALAAVATTPLGLSLSALLIASGGGLFHPVLIAHHARLLPAEPGQATAGFYLGFDLGIGIGSWLLGAMLDLGGLFWMYALATIIVALTVPLVPILTRERARQAWQGTA
- a CDS encoding Zn-dependent hydrolase, encoding MLDLRSLPIDPARLQARIDELGSIGVHLNGGLYRSLYTESWVQAMALIRRWMEAAGLTVRFDAVGNLWGRVEGVEGGKAVVTGSHVDTVRQGGKYDGALGVHMGIAAVQALLAGVGRPKRPLEVLVTCEEEGSRFNASFWGARAIVGRIGADEPTRVVDADGTTIGAAMQARGFDPARIAEAERHDLGAFVEAHIEQGAILERAGLPLGVVSSITGQRWMKVTVSGVQNHAGTTPMDLRQDALAGAAAMIERIVGAAVRMGRPAVATVGRIQAFPGGTNIIPGRCEFTVDTRHAEPGPRQQLLAEIAGIIQTIAAERELTVEVESIMDHDPVPMHPEIRAHIEHAIESLELPYLVMPSGAGHDSEILAPRVPTAMLFVPSRGGKSHTPEEYTPVEQVVPGVQALAGTLYRLGYGA